One genomic window of Actinomycetota bacterium includes the following:
- the metH gene encoding methionine synthase, giving the protein MFEPRLRPDATGILSKLLAERVLILDGAMGTMIQRHSFDEAHYRGERFAGFSGDLQGNNDLLILTQPATISAIHRAYLDAGSDLIETNTFNAQRISLADYALEDLAYELNYESARLARAQCDEVTTLDPSRPRFVAGAVGPTTRTASISPDVNDPGARNISYEQLASAYLEQVNGLVDGGADLLLVETIFDTLNAKAAIFAIETLFEERGRRWPVMISGTITDASGRTLSGQVTEAFWNSVRHAKPLLVGLNCALGAEEMRPYLAEISRVADCFVSCYPNAGLPNAFGEYDEAPEQTAAIVREFAESGLLNLLGGCCGTTPDHIAKMVDAVEGITPRVPPLIDPACRLSGLEPLTILPESLFVNIGERTNITGSARFRNLIRDGDYGTALSVARQQVESGAQVIDINMDEGMIDGIAAMDRFVKLIASEPDISRVPLMIDSSKFEVIEAGLRCVQGKPIVNSISMKEGEEKFRREATLCRKYGAAVVVMAFDEQGQADNLERRKAICQRAYDILVNEVGFPAEDIIFDPNVFAVATGIEEHANYGVDFIEATRWIKQNLPGALVSGGVSNVSFSFRGNNAVREAIHSVFLFHAIAAGMDMGIVNAGALVVYDEIDATLRERIEDVILNRRADATERLLEIAADFAGDGMKVEGANEEWRELPVDERITHALVKGIDDYAETDTEELRQLIQERGGRPIEVIEGPLMAGMNVVGDLFGAGKMFLPQVVKSARVMKKAVAYLIPFIEAEKHPDDAGRSNGLVIMATVKGDVHDIGKNIVGVVLQCNNYEVIDLGVMVPAQKILDAAKEHNADIIGLSGLITPSLDEMVNFATEMERQGFDIPLLIGGATTSRAHTAVKVDQKYHGAVVWVKDASRSVPVVAALLSDDQRPALLDNLQVDYNALRERYAARTNAKVILPIDKARANKPPIEWSGYQPPKPATTGVQVFDDYSIAELREYIDWQPFFNAWEMKGKFPDILNNPASGEAARKLYDDAQVMLDQIIQEQWLKASGVIGLFPANTVNDDDIEVYTDDSRTEVLNTLREVRQQSEHREGIPHRSLADFVAPKDTGLEDFVGAFAVTAGLGSAAKVIEFKEALDDYSAILLESLADRLAEAFAERMHELVRKEYWGYQPDEHLDSDELIKEKYVGIRPAPGYPANPEHTEKQTIWKLLDVQANTGIELTESMAMWPGASVSGLYFSHPQSQYFVVGQIGRDQVTDYAQRKGWTVAEAERWLSPNLGYRTDDE; this is encoded by the coding sequence ATGTTCGAACCCCGGCTTCGGCCCGATGCAACAGGCATCTTGTCGAAGCTGCTCGCTGAGCGTGTCCTGATCCTGGACGGCGCAATGGGCACCATGATTCAGCGCCACTCATTCGATGAGGCGCACTACCGCGGCGAGCGTTTCGCTGGCTTTTCCGGAGATCTACAGGGCAACAACGACCTCTTGATCCTCACGCAGCCGGCAACTATCAGCGCGATCCACCGCGCCTACCTCGATGCCGGCTCGGACCTGATCGAGACCAATACCTTCAACGCCCAGCGGATTTCACTGGCCGACTATGCACTTGAGGATCTCGCCTACGAGTTGAACTACGAGTCCGCCCGCCTTGCTCGCGCTCAATGCGACGAGGTCACAACGCTTGATCCCTCCCGTCCGCGCTTTGTGGCCGGCGCGGTCGGTCCGACAACGCGTACGGCTTCCATCTCACCCGATGTCAATGACCCGGGCGCTCGCAACATCAGTTACGAGCAGCTCGCCTCGGCATATCTCGAACAGGTGAATGGGCTCGTTGATGGTGGAGCAGATCTCCTGCTCGTTGAGACTATTTTCGACACGCTGAACGCCAAGGCCGCGATCTTCGCCATCGAGACCCTTTTCGAAGAACGAGGCCGACGCTGGCCAGTGATGATCTCCGGCACCATCACAGATGCATCCGGGCGAACTCTTTCTGGGCAGGTCACCGAGGCGTTCTGGAACTCCGTTCGCCACGCGAAACCGCTCCTGGTTGGCCTGAACTGTGCACTGGGTGCTGAAGAAATGCGCCCGTATCTCGCGGAGATTTCACGCGTGGCTGATTGCTTCGTCTCCTGTTATCCCAATGCGGGTCTCCCAAATGCCTTCGGCGAGTACGACGAGGCTCCAGAGCAGACTGCGGCAATCGTGCGCGAGTTCGCCGAAAGCGGGCTCCTCAATCTGCTCGGCGGCTGCTGCGGCACCACGCCGGATCACATCGCCAAGATGGTCGACGCGGTAGAAGGCATCACGCCGCGCGTTCCTCCGCTGATCGACCCCGCCTGCCGTCTGTCTGGTCTTGAGCCGTTGACAATCCTGCCTGAGTCGCTCTTCGTGAACATCGGTGAGCGCACCAACATCACCGGGTCAGCTCGATTCCGAAACCTTATTCGTGACGGCGATTACGGCACCGCGCTGTCAGTGGCGCGCCAGCAGGTCGAGAGTGGTGCACAGGTCATCGACATCAACATGGACGAGGGGATGATTGACGGCATCGCGGCCATGGACCGCTTCGTCAAGCTCATCGCTTCCGAGCCAGACATTAGCCGCGTTCCGCTCATGATCGACTCGTCAAAGTTCGAGGTGATCGAAGCCGGGCTTCGCTGCGTCCAAGGCAAGCCCATCGTCAACTCGATCTCCATGAAGGAGGGCGAGGAGAAGTTCCGACGCGAGGCGACCCTTTGCCGCAAGTACGGCGCCGCCGTAGTGGTGATGGCATTCGACGAGCAGGGGCAGGCCGACAATCTAGAGCGTCGCAAGGCGATCTGCCAGCGCGCCTACGACATCCTTGTAAACGAAGTTGGCTTCCCCGCCGAGGACATCATCTTTGACCCGAATGTCTTCGCAGTTGCGACTGGCATTGAAGAGCACGCCAATTACGGAGTTGACTTCATCGAGGCAACTCGGTGGATCAAGCAGAACCTGCCAGGTGCGCTGGTTTCTGGCGGTGTTTCGAATGTCTCGTTCTCGTTCCGCGGCAACAACGCCGTCCGCGAGGCGATCCATAGCGTGTTCCTGTTTCACGCGATCGCCGCTGGCATGGATATGGGCATCGTCAATGCCGGTGCGCTTGTTGTGTACGACGAGATCGACGCAACCCTTCGCGAGCGCATTGAAGACGTCATCCTGAATCGTCGCGCTGACGCCACAGAGCGCCTGCTCGAGATCGCCGCCGACTTTGCTGGTGATGGCATGAAGGTTGAAGGCGCGAACGAAGAGTGGCGTGAGTTGCCGGTCGACGAGCGCATCACGCACGCGCTGGTGAAGGGCATTGACGACTACGCCGAGACTGACACAGAAGAACTTCGCCAACTCATTCAGGAGCGTGGTGGCCGACCAATTGAGGTCATCGAAGGCCCGTTGATGGCTGGAATGAATGTTGTCGGTGATCTCTTCGGCGCCGGCAAGATGTTCCTGCCTCAGGTCGTGAAGTCAGCACGTGTCATGAAGAAGGCTGTCGCCTACCTGATCCCATTCATCGAGGCCGAGAAGCATCCGGACGACGCTGGCCGCAGCAATGGGCTGGTCATCATGGCCACGGTCAAGGGCGATGTGCATGACATTGGAAAGAACATCGTCGGCGTCGTGCTGCAATGCAACAACTACGAGGTGATTGACCTCGGCGTCATGGTTCCAGCTCAGAAGATCCTCGATGCCGCCAAGGAGCACAACGCGGACATCATCGGCCTGTCTGGACTCATCACGCCATCACTCGACGAGATGGTCAACTTCGCAACGGAGATGGAGCGACAGGGGTTCGACATTCCCTTGCTCATTGGTGGTGCGACAACTTCACGTGCTCACACTGCGGTGAAGGTCGATCAGAAGTATCACGGTGCGGTCGTCTGGGTGAAGGATGCATCACGTTCTGTGCCCGTGGTAGCCGCGCTGCTGTCCGACGACCAGCGCCCGGCGCTGCTCGATAACTTGCAGGTGGACTACAACGCGCTGCGCGAGCGGTACGCAGCTCGCACCAATGCCAAGGTCATCCTCCCGATTGACAAGGCACGCGCGAACAAGCCGCCGATTGAATGGTCGGGCTATCAGCCGCCAAAGCCAGCTACGACTGGTGTGCAGGTCTTCGACGACTACTCCATTGCCGAATTGCGGGAATACATTGATTGGCAGCCCTTCTTCAACGCGTGGGAGATGAAGGGCAAGTTCCCGGACATCCTCAACAACCCGGCTTCCGGCGAAGCAGCGCGCAAGCTCTACGACGATGCTCAGGTGATGCTGGACCAGATTATCCAGGAGCAGTGGCTGAAGGCGTCCGGTGTCATCGGGCTGTTCCCCGCCAACACCGTCAACGATGACGACATCGAGGTCTACACCGACGACTCTCGAACAGAAGTTCTCAACACTTTGCGCGAAGTTCGTCAGCAGAGCGAGCATCGCGAGGGCATCCCGCATCGCAGCCTCGCCGACTTCGTGGCACCGAAGGACACCGGGCTTGAGGATTTTGTCGGCGCGTTCGCCGTCACGGCGGGCTTGGGCAGCGCTGCAAAGGTCATCGAGTTCAAGGAAGCGCTCGATGACTACAGCGCGATCCTGTTGGAGTCATTGGCAGACCGCTTGGCCGAGGCCTTCGCCGAGCGCATGCACGAACTCGTTCGCAAGGAATACTGGGGCTACCAGCCCGATGAGCATCTCGATAGCGACGAACTCATCAAGGAGAAGTACGTGGGCATCCGGCCTGCTCCGGGCTATCCGGCAAATCCTGAGCACACTGAGAAGCAGACCATCTGGAAGTTGCTCGACGTTCAGGCCAATACCGGCATCGAACTCACCGAGAGCATGGCTATGTGGCCAGGTGCCTCGGTCAGCGGGCTGTATTTCTCGCATCCGCAGTCGCAGTACTTCGTTGTTGGACAGATTGGTCGCGACCAGGTGACGGACTACGCACAGCGCAAGGGGTGGACGGTGGCCGAGGCCGAGCGCTGGCTTTCGCCGAACCTCGGGTATCGCACCGACGACGAGTAG
- a CDS encoding phospholipase A2 encodes MLRWGRANCAAAAALALLLSPSAWSVAQADTYRSGHPPVLSSATIDSQRRLVVTYTAPDGVTYGGTVYLDSNPLNATAPPGQYGPIMYCNNKSICAGRWKLAATPNSGPFTYSTEPLDMKKFPSGTYWVQVETTNEDPYASTRYWEDSNVVSVTLPGVPAPRKPVSLESVSNGCGGGEVGDDPRFLDEVSFSSGTKGLRFKVRFRQACNIHDAGYGGYKIRNPLHKNTGVDYLAVPRKTIDDQFLRDLRLLCDEQLPKSQSAAGAKKQCYAYAKAYWIAVREGLLDSCTRSGVQIL; translated from the coding sequence ATGCTGCGATGGGGTCGGGCCAATTGCGCCGCTGCGGCTGCATTGGCACTTCTCTTGAGCCCGAGTGCATGGTCAGTTGCGCAAGCTGATACTTACCGCTCTGGGCACCCGCCGGTTCTGAGCTCCGCCACCATCGATTCCCAGCGGCGGCTCGTTGTGACGTACACCGCGCCTGATGGTGTGACCTACGGCGGGACCGTCTATCTCGACAGCAATCCGCTCAATGCGACAGCACCACCCGGGCAGTACGGCCCCATCATGTACTGCAATAACAAGTCGATCTGTGCGGGGCGATGGAAGTTGGCCGCGACGCCGAACAGCGGTCCTTTCACATACTCAACTGAGCCGCTGGACATGAAGAAGTTCCCGAGCGGCACGTACTGGGTGCAAGTTGAGACCACCAATGAGGATCCGTACGCGAGTACTCGGTATTGGGAGGATTCGAACGTCGTGTCCGTGACGCTGCCGGGCGTACCTGCACCGCGAAAGCCTGTTTCCCTTGAATCGGTTTCGAATGGCTGCGGTGGGGGAGAGGTGGGTGATGACCCCCGTTTTCTTGACGAGGTGAGCTTCTCCTCCGGAACGAAGGGTTTGCGATTCAAGGTCCGTTTCCGTCAGGCATGCAATATCCACGATGCTGGGTACGGCGGGTACAAGATTCGCAATCCACTCCATAAGAACACTGGCGTCGATTATCTGGCTGTTCCACGCAAGACCATCGACGATCAATTCTTGCGGGATCTCAGACTCCTGTGCGATGAGCAACTTCCGAAGTCCCAATCTGCTGCTGGGGCCAAGAAGCAGTGCTATGCGTACGCGAAGGCTTACTGGATAGCTGTACGCGAAGGCTTACTGGATAGCTGTACGCGAAGTGGGGTCCAAATTCTTTGA
- a CDS encoding DJ-1/PfpI family protein produces MRSVILTADKFEDMELFVPYFRLLDAGAHVDIAAPTRDDISGEHEYSITPDILISDVDPAQYDLLIIPGGFPDGAPAVVRSIPHTQFIARAFMTLNKPVAIDGNLVTSRWPADLAAFTSAMMTLVGA; encoded by the coding sequence ATGCGTTCTGTGATTCTCACAGCCGACAAGTTCGAGGACATGGAACTGTTCGTCCCGTACTTCCGTTTGTTGGATGCAGGAGCCCACGTTGACATCGCCGCGCCGACTCGGGACGACATCAGCGGTGAGCACGAGTACTCCATCACCCCCGACATTCTGATCAGCGACGTGGACCCTGCTCAGTACGACCTTCTCATCATTCCGGGAGGGTTCCCCGATGGTGCCCCTGCTGTCGTGCGCAGCATCCCGCATACTCAATTCATTGCGCGCGCGTTCATGACACTCAACAAGCCAGTCGCCATTGACGGCAATCTCGTAACTTCGCGCTGGCCCGCCGACTTGGCTGCTTTCACTTCCGCCATGATGACTTTGGTGGGCGCATAG